The window cctatggTGTAAAAggatatacaaacacacacattagcaGTGGTGTTCTTGTCAGGTGTGTGCAATGAAACTCATCATTATGAGTTGGCTACTGGGACCTACAAAATAAATAGTCTTAAAAAATAATCCTCTCTTATTTAGGCTTATTAGTAGGTAGCAATTGAAAATTAGTTATTTTGTGAGTGTATAATGTCCAGGGCACATTGCAGTTGATTAATAAACTGTGATGAAATGAGCTTTACCCCATTTCCTCACACTCATCATACATGCTGCTCGATACGCTCGTTTCATCACTGCGATAAATACAAAACAGTAGAATCATCACATAGGTACTATtatttgaagagtaaaaaaattacataaatacatataatcaATGAACTTTGAGATTTTACATACTTATGACTCACCAGTAACATTGTTTCTGCTCTCTGATAACGTAAGACCATGTCGCAGGAATCGGTACTGGTGCCATGACCCTGACTGTGACCCACTGCAATCTGAGCCATCGTTAGCTTCAGAGAAACTGTTCtcatgtaacagtaaaactacaTGAACACTACACTGtctaaaaacattttcatctatAGAACTAATCTGCTGcacattgttattaaaaaaacatatttttaaaatgcatttttaagttACAACACAAAAGTAActtaaaactacaaaaaacatTCTGTACTTGTACAACTTTCAGAGGCTGGGTATGCTGTTGTTCATTAGAAATggcatataccgtattttccggactataagtcggaaaaaaatgttttttcatagtttggctggtcctgcaacttatttatcaaaattaatttgacatgaagcaagagaaatgagagagaaaacattaccgtctacagccgcgagagggcgctctatgctgctcagtgtagactactggagcactgaacagcatagagcgccctctcgcggctgtagatggtaatgttttctcctggttcttggttctaaataaatgcgacttatgtttttttcccctcatcatgGCGAATTTTtgaactgatgcaacttatactcaggtgcgatttatagtccaaaaaatacggtatattgaATTACAGGATTTACAAAAGTCTAATCCCCTTGGTTCCAGTGGTGATGACCATCGATCACCTTCCTCTTCTGTTGTCTGTGATGTTGTGCTCTTCTCTCATGCTCTCTGATTGCTCATTGGAGCTGGCGTCGGGCTCAGAAGCAGAGGAGAGATTAGCTCTGATCTGAGCCAGCAGAATCTGCCTCGCAATTCTTTATAGAATAAGTGATGGGATGAGGCAGAAATGACAGAACAGAGAAAGGGGATGAAGAGAAAAGAGAGGACAAAGTGTGAGATGGGTAACAGATGGATTCAGATTTAACAACTCATCTTTCTCTTACCGCTttcaaaataatttcttaaaattattactattaaactATTAATTTTGGTACGATGAAACAACTCAGAAGAACAGAggtcattttaattgtaattaatttaaattgtaattctaATTTACATGTAAACCatgaatgtaaataatattacatttataaaaacacaaatatttatcaGAAAAACATCGATTAAAATAAAAGGTTATTGGACAGTGTAGAAGATCCAATAGACAATTTAGTGGTGTTAATTTAGCTAATTCATATAAAAAAGCACCCTTATAACGGAGTAAAATGTAAGAAGGCAGACAAGAAAAGTAGAAAAGACCTTTTTACAAAGAGGCAGATATTAACTTAACACCTTGGAATATAACAAACTAAATGCAcccacacaaaataaataaaaaatatacactataaatatatgtgtctaatttataaatatatgacatatacacacacacacaaaatgcagaGGCTGTTGTGACTGgggtattcattttttattaaaactacaatTCTTGTACAGttattgttatcatttactcttCCTCTAACATAGTTATTTACATTACCTCTTCTGAGATGCAAAGTAATGCACGCTGCTTTTTGATGAAAAAGTGTCCGTGTAAAACGTTTCATAAAACAAAGACAATAAATACTTCCGAACAAAGAACATTAGCATGCAATAAATACTGGAGCTTCAGGGTTTTTGAAATGAGAGGATTCCAcaagaaaagtaaataaatggaaaacaaacagaaaaggacacTTTTAAAGATGGGTGAAAAATGGCAGGGGTTAATCTATTATTGGAAACATGATAATTAAGGTTAGGCAGGGTTCCCACTCTGTCCAAGACAGTACTTTCCATTTCTTCAAGGCATTTTATCTGACCAGCATCTCTAAAATGTAAGAAATACATCTGTGGTCTGCTATTGTTTGCCACAGAATAAGTTGACTCGTCcattggtttttaaaaatgaaaaaagcacagcacttacaatggaagtctaaAAGGCATgagcttttaaaaacatgaatgcaGATTTGATTTTCCATGAATTCTCCAGTAAAaatgtttgttattgttattgtaaagTTCGAGGTTCAGTGATTGATTGAGCTTCTACACACTTAACAAACACAAAAGATATTAACCGATAGCACCCATCTCATGCTAAGTAATGTGTAAGTGTCGTGGTTACAGAGTCAAGTCATTTTCTGTGGTAATAGACTGCAGGCCACAGATTCTGATTCTGCTGTATTTAACcaagaatattattttaattaaagatgAAAAGAAATTACAGGTGATATACCATTGAGGTATTTTAGTTATTGGAATGGTTCTTAATGCACAGCTAACGTGAACTAGATGTTCATTTGTGTGACCAGAGAAGCTCCCGGATGATTCAAACTGCCCACTCAAATAGGCTAAATAACTAACCTttgggaaataataataatgttttgcaaTAGGTTTGATATCAACATCACTTGATATCAGTGAGCGATATCTGACAGAAATGACAGTGATTGTGCAGACTATGACGAGTACCTGCTCATGACAATTCACAAGCAGTcacaaatgataaaacaaaacgaTATGATTCTGCAAAGTCATTCATGACAGAATACATAAAAACCACGTCCTGATCAGTCTGAGGATTTCTTCACTTTACGAAAAAGTTGACAATACGGTGAACAAGTTTGATTAAAAGGTTACAGCAAACACATTTTTTCGAGGACATTTAAGTACATTTCCCATGACATATCCATTACTGGAAAATCGCATTACAAAATTCAAGGTGTTCCAGGTTTTCCAGGATGTGTGGGAACCCTGTGAAGCTACAGAAAAAGAGATGAAatgggggggaaaaaaacaacaagagaaagaataaataagtgtttattgCCTCTCCATAAGAACCATGcaaaaaacacacagaaatctcccatgtgagagtgaAGACTACACTCTTCGTCCTCAAACACACAGTGCTTTTAACTGACTACACAAACTCTTACAGACTGCATGTTGAGCCTCAACGAGCATCATCTCTGCCACCTGCTGCTCCACCATTAACATTCTAACACAAACTGAAACCAGGTCCACCAAAGCAAACATTGGGAACTTAAAGTCTGACTTAAATGTACATGCATCATAACTCTGGGCCATGGCTCCAATCTAAGCTACCATTTTGAACCACCAACTCAAAAAACTTCATGAGGAGTCAAGTTTCCCTTTCTCTCACATTTCCAATCCCTGTCATCCATCAACTTCTGCTAAAACATGATGAACTTCTTGCCAATTTCTTGCCAATTCACGAAGGCATATATGCCGTGCAaatgatttgaaaatgaaatactaataaaacctatttttaaaaaattcataaCGCACaaaaactaactttaaaaaaCTTCAGCTTAAGCGCCTTAAACATAGAAAATTTGGCTATTGAAGAATCAATGTCctgaaaaaagaacaaatataacTGCGTTCAACACAAACGCTAATATACTGTACAAATGTACCCCTATCTGACTAAGAAAATTTTGTTCACTCGAATTCCAACAATAATGACATTTCACTGccaataacaaaaatattactttacaccTACCGTTAGCAAACCACACAGCCTTGGTCCTGACTGACCGAAAACATTACAGCATGAGAACCCGGAAGCTGAgccctaaaacacaaacacacacaagaagTTGTCTGTCTTACTGAACACAGGATCCATCAGATCCGAGCGAAGAGGTTTAGTCTCGTTCTACTCTCTTAATAGCTTTATTAGCAGCACAGACAGTAAAGAGGAGAGTGTGGCTTTGAGGAATACTGCCAAAGACATGCATCTGTGTCAGTGATGCAAAACTCAAACACAGGAGCTTCTCCAGAGTTGATTCACTGACTTCCATTAGACTGTGAGGTCTCAGAGCTTCCCCACTGATGGGCGGTGTGTGCCTATGGTTACAGATTCTCTCTACTGCGTGTGGAAGAAACTGTGGGGAAATAAAAATCGGACAGTGTTGGTCGAGCAAAAAAAGCGTGTTTGAGTGAGACACATGTTCAAAAGTACTGTCTAGTGGGGGTGCAtgtggatgtttgggatgtgtgCATGCGTttaaactaggggtgctccgatcacgatcggccgatcgttatgcgcatctcgtcagtaaagccggttctctaatcagcggttaattccatcaggtgcgtgatttcacatagagcagctgttactacacagagccgttgttaatagagaagatgcacaaatcacgttaattttcagcgttttttggcgcatcttctcagttaacaacggctctgtgtagtaacagctgctctatgtgaaatcacgcacctgatggaatgaacggctgattagagaaccggctttacgaGATGCGAAaagcgatcggccgatcgtgatcggagcacccatAGTTTAAACAAGGTTTGAATCAAAGCTTTCGCTGGAGTGCGTTTGGGACAGCCGAAGTCCAGTGGAGAAGGCCTGTGATGGGAAAGTGTGTGTGGCCCTGATGTAGACTGAATCGTACCTATTTTCTAAATCATCGTCCTCCACGGATAAAGACGGCCCCGGCTGGATGTCCATCTCATCACCTAGAGACAGACGGAgagatttaattattaaaataaaaaaaataacacacccATTTTTGGAACTGATTGGACAAAAATGATACGTTTACTTTGTAATAACGTTTTCCTGGTCTTTCTAAATAAAGACAATAAGTCTCAGTTTTGACTTATTCCATCAAACTCACCAGAAGACTGCTGGAAATTTCCAGAGCCCAGCAATGTGACGCCCTCTGTCAGCGGTTTGATCCTCTGATCGTCAGAGTCACTGCTCTGCCCACTCTCCAGTTCCTGTCCTCCCACCTCACTCGATGAACTCCCACTCGGTCCCGACATCCTGGCAACTTTGTGGGCTCTTCCCCTGGTCATTCTGACCATTGACCCCTGGTCCTGGGAGCCCCTCGTTGAAGACGCAgaagaggatgatgaggatgatgaagaccTCTCTTTGAGATTCCGCTTACGAGAGCCTCTGTCCGGAGGTGTGGTTTTTACCAGTCCAAAGAGACACTGCTTTCTGACATGCTGGCTTACTTCATCCCCATCCCAACTGCTACCTGCCATGGCAAACAGTGAGGAAGAGTCTTCACTGTTTGTCATGGCAGCAGCGCTCTGGAGCAGCACTTCAGGCACCTCGTCAGAATCAGAGTCATCCTCAGCTAAACCAGCGTGCTCAGCTGTGGTGCTGGGGTTCGTCAGCCGCCGACGTGGTGTGGTTTTCACACGTGGAGAACGTTTATTCTCCTCTGATAAAGACAAACCTTTTTGCTCAGTCTGGTCCTCtttctcctcctcatcatcatcttcctcttcctcctcgtcaTTAACACAATAATTTTCCACATCTTCTCCTCTCTCAGCCATTCCCTCTGTTTCCATCCCCTTTTCTATCTCCACCACTGTCCCTCTTTGTTCCTGTGCTCCATCTGTCACTCCTCTCTTTATCTTTTGTCTGTCAGGTGATGAATGAATGGACAGACACGCACTGCTGATGGGTTGTGGACTAACCGGTACAGGAGTGAGTTTAACCACCAGCTTTTTAGTGAGTCCTGGGCTCTGTGATGACATTCCCCTTTTCTGTCTTCCTTTTCCTTTTGGCTTATGCCTATCAACTCCACAGGCACGTTTGAACCCAGTTAGCTCATGGTCTAGGGATTCCTGCAATTATGAATTAACATTGCTGTAATACATTAATTTgaacaaactgaaaataaaataataataattgtatctgAGTCCCCACAACAACATTTAACAGAACAACAACAAAGTCTTTAACTGTGataataaaaactgttttctgAGTACCAAATGAAgatataaaaattatttctaaagtATTATGCGACACTGAAGTAATGGGTGTTGataatttagctttgccatcacaggaataaattatacttaAATTATGCAGTTgtctaaaaaactattttaatattttacaatattgcgttcactgtgtttttttttttcaaaataaatacagccttggtgagcttaagagacattattattattataatcactgtataaaatatatagttgTGCAGGCTCATTTTCCTATTTTTACACTTTATTACCTACATTCTGTTGAAGttcatttttaaacactaatatttatgtattttttaataacacttttaaatgcaattatttaccaaatctcaaaatgaataactGTTTATCATACTGTGCACTGTAATGTTAAGATGCCTAAATTCAGTTTActagcatttaaaattattaattttagtttgtaatttattaaaaccaaatttacatttattggtTATTGTtcttatcaaaataataaatactgtctaataataatttgtgcatCTCGACTTAAAATTGAATGGTTCGTAAAAGCACTCATCATTCTTAATGGTTTAACTGGTGAAAATGTGGTTTTAGACTGAAATTACCTGTAATGCACTGTTGGCAGCTTGCAGATCATCCAGCACAGTGCGGAACATCCTTAGCTGCCCAATTCTCTCTTCTTGGTTTCCTCGTTCCTCTCTTTCACTTTGAACGACTTCCTTGAAGGAATAGCTCAGAGCTGTGGAAAGATCTACAAACCGCTGCATTTGCTGGTAAAGGCCTGCAGTGGGCTCTGGCCCACCTCCTGTCCCCATCAAATAGGCCGCACCAcgtccacctttattagccttccCCCGGACCGAGTTCGGCTCAGTACGGGAGGCTCGTTTCTGAGCCTGCTCTAGACTCTCTAGAACGGAATCGCAGGCCAAAACCAGCTCCACCAATGGCTCGGGACTGCACACATAACAGTACcacttcctctcctcctccaggATTGTGGACAACTCCTTCCTCCCCAGGTTACGCAGAACACATTTCTTACAGAAGGCATTACTGCAgtaatcacagccaatcagactgCCTCCCTCTGCACACCACCTGAATGAACAGGGAGTTACAGCACTTAATTGACGGACCACCAAAAAAAGTGGACACAAAGTAGACCTATCAGACACATTCCACCAATATGTATCCATGATCTTTTCAGTGACTTTGAGATTGCCATTTTCAGCAGTGAATCTTttgaaaactgtttaaaaattaaatttctcccaaaaattaaaacaaaaaaatatttagcaaagagaaaacaatgcctattttaagattttttacgTGGCGTTTTAATTATGATTACATtcgatttcatttaattttgaaagCAAATTCGTTTAATAAGAAAAAAGGATCAACCAAGTATACATGTTGGCATTTATGACATTGCATTAAATTTATGctgattaagaaaaaaataatgccgtaatatataaattcataaatcAAACATTTCTTTGTGATATTCACAAACAAACTTGTTTGGTCACGGCACATGCTAATAAGAtctattgattttatatttttaaatctgcTACATAAAATTTTCTCTAGACAAAAGTAAGAAAAGCATCACAACAACACTCTTTCATGTACATCCTTTGTATGTGGACACCATTTATACATTAACCACATTCACTTCATTGAAATTCATACATACACAGGAACGTAAAttgtgtataaaaatatttataaataaaaagttggTTCATATTAAGAGATTTCTTTTATTTGCGTAACTTGtttgatttggggtttgttttaaaatttcgatttagtttttttatatttcaggatcgcaaagaaatgtgcagcaatAGCCTAATAAAACAATaccttttttatttactgtataatgtctTTGATcacattttggtaaaaaaaaaaaattataataaaaaaataaaaataaaaaaaaaagagagagaaattcgAATCGTGAAATctaaattgtgaatcgaatcgtgaGTTACGGCCGGGACACACCAAGCTGATGGCAAGCAATGGTCAGGCTAGTTTGTTTGGTGTTCCACTCATCAGCTCACGTTGAGCTCATGTCAGTGGCAGTTTGCCCGATTCAACATGTTGTATCAGCACTGAGAACGTCGGCACAAGTGAGAGCTCTGATTTTGATGTTCAGTTTAGCAAACGAGTCAGTGACCGAGAATTAAAGCAAGAGTGAGGAAAACATGCGTGTAAATGAAGGTGGTACAGACAGAAGGCTGTTTAAATGTTACATGATCTTTCCCAATCATTCTaatacacaaatgtttttatAACATCATGAGCcacttttattataatatatgaaaCAATGCTTGGCTTCCCTTCATCATCCCACCCATTTACCTGCATTGCTCGTCCATCCCTTCTGAATCTTTGCTGATGTCATCACTCATATAATACTTAAAACAACTCTACAAGGAAGCAAACAGATCCATATAAAATTCAATCAAACATgcaagcaaaaaaaacaacaaaacacaaattcACATATACATACCTTGCAGATGAGGACTTTGAGCATAGGATGCATGTAGACTGAGTCACGCTGGAAATGATTCACCTGCTGAC of the Carassius gibelio isolate Cgi1373 ecotype wild population from Czech Republic chromosome A5, carGib1.2-hapl.c, whole genome shotgun sequence genome contains:
- the LOC128011582 gene encoding transcriptional regulator ATRX-like isoform X4, whose protein sequence is MSTEVLRPGPVACGGRKLGELIGKLHEYLAVATEDQTEPTLPGHWNGTMAKEYLEQQAHAQSSGPSEVGMLSSSRSRRKPAVVTKHSGMNESDTSSESGAEDGLSVHSSETDTNFLPKGTVFVLPEPVGNEARDDFRGPEFRSRRIYRDSGDRRRGGYEMERVNCTACGQQVNHFQRDSVYMHPMLKVLICKSCFKYYMSDDISKDSEGMDEQCRWCAEGGSLIGCDYCSNAFCKKCVLRNLGRKELSTILEEERKWYCYVCSPEPLVELVLACDSVLESLEQAQKRASRTEPNSVRGKANKGGRGAAYLMGTGGGPEPTAGLYQQMQRFVDLSTALSYSFKEVVQSEREERGNQEERIGQLRMFRTVLDDLQAANSALQESLDHELTGFKRACGVDRHKPKGKGRQKRGMSSQSPGLTKKLVVKLTPVPVSPQPISSACLSIHSSPDRQKIKRGVTDGAQEQRGTVVEIEKGMETEGMAERGEDVENYCVNDEEEEEDDDEEEKEDQTEQKGLSLSEENKRSPRVKTTPRRRLTNPSTTAEHAGLAEDDSDSDEVPEVLLQSAAAMTNSEDSSSLFAMAGSSWDGDEVSQHVRKQCLFGLVKTTPPDRGSRKRNLKERSSSSSSSSSASSTRGSQDQGSMVRMTRGRAHKVARMSGPSGSSSSEVGGQELESGQSSDSDDQRIKPLTEGVTLLGSGNFQQSSGDEMDIQPGPSLSVEDDDLENRIARQILLAQIRANLSSASEPDASSNEQSESMREEHNITDNRRGSFSEANDGSDCSGSQSGSWHQYRFLRHGLTLSESRNNVTGES
- the LOC128011582 gene encoding transcriptional regulator ATRX-like isoform X2, which translates into the protein MSTEVLRPGPVACGGRKLGELIGKLHEYLAVATEDQTEPTLPGHWNGTMAKEYLEQQAHAQSSGPSEVGMLSSSRSRRKPAVVTKHSGMNESDTSSESGAEDGLSVHSSETDTNFLPKGTVFVLPEPVGNEARDDFRGPEFRSRRIYRDSGDRRRGGYEMERVNCTACGQQVNHFQRDSVYMHPMLKVLICKSCFKYYMSDDISKDSEGMDEQCRWCAEGGSLIGCDYCSNAFCKKCVLRNLGRKELSTILEEERKWYCYVCSPEPLVELVLACDSVLESLEQAQKRASRTEPNSVRGKANKGGRGAAYLMGTGGGPEPTAGLYQQMQRFVDLSTALSYSFKEVVQSEREERGNQEERIGQLRMFRTVLDDLQAANSALQESLDHELTGFKRACGVDRHKPKGKGRQKRGMSSQSPGLTKKLVVKLTPVPVSPQPISSACLSIHSSPDRQKIKRGVTDGAQEQRGTVVEIEKGMETEGMAERGEDVENYCVNDEEEEEDDDEEEKEDQTEQKGLSLSEENKRSPRVKTTPRRRLTNPSTTAEHAGLAEDDSDSDEVPEVLLQSAAAMTNSEDSSSLFAMAGSSWDGDEVSQHVRKQCLFGLVKTTPPDRGSRKRNLKERSSSSSSSSSASSTRGSQDQGSMVRMTRGRAHKVARMSGPSGSSSSEVGGQELESGQSSDSDDQRIKPLTEGVTLLGSGNFQQSSGDEMDIQPGPSLSVEDDDLENSFTGFPHILENLEHLEFCNAIFQ
- the LOC128011582 gene encoding transcriptional regulator ATRX-like isoform X1 → MSTEVLRPGPVACGGRKLGELIGKLHEYLAVATEDQTEPTLPGHWNGTMAKEYLEQQAHAQSSGPSEVGMLSSSRSRRKPAVVTKHSGMNESDTSSESGAEDGLSVHSSETDTNFLPKGTVFVLPEPVGNEARDDFRGPEFRSRRIYRDSGDRRRGGYEMERVNCTACGQQVNHFQRDSVYMHPMLKVLICKSCFKYYMSDDISKDSEGMDEQCRWCAEGGSLIGCDYCSNAFCKKCVLRNLGRKELSTILEEERKWYCYVCSPEPLVELVLACDSVLESLEQAQKRASRTEPNSVRGKANKGGRGAAYLMGTGGGPEPTAGLYQQMQRFVDLSTALSYSFKEVVQSEREERGNQEERIGQLRMFRTVLDDLQAANSALQESLDHELTGFKRACGVDRHKPKGKGRQKRGMSSQSPGLTKKLVVKLTPVPVSPQPISSACLSIHSSPDRQKIKRGVTDGAQEQRGTVVEIEKGMETEGMAERGEDVENYCVNDEEEEEDDDEEEKEDQTEQKGLSLSEENKRSPRVKTTPRRRLTNPSTTAEHAGLAEDDSDSDEVPEVLLQSAAAMTNSEDSSSLFAMAGSSWDGDEVSQHVRKQCLFGLVKTTPPDRGSRKRNLKERSSSSSSSSSASSTRGSQDQGSMVRMTRGRAHKVARMSGPSGSSSSEVGGQELESGQSSDSDDQRIKPLTEGVTLLGSGNFQQSSGDEMDIQPGPSLSVEDDDLENRAQLPGSHAVMFSVSQDQGCVVC
- the LOC128011582 gene encoding transcriptional regulator ATRX-like isoform X3 codes for the protein MSTEVLRPGPVACGGRKLGELIGKLHEYLAVATEDQTEPTLPGHWNGTMAKEYLEQQAHAQSSGPSEVGMLSSSRSRRKPAVVTKHSGMNESDTSSESGAEDGLSVHSSETDTNFLPKGTVFVLPEPVGNEARDDFRGPEFRSRRIYRDSGDRRRGGYEMERVNCTACGQQVNHFQRDSVYMHPMLKVLICKSCFKYYMSDDISKDSEGMDEQCRWCAEGGSLIGCDYCSNAFCKKCVLRNLGRKELSTILEEERKWYCYVCSPEPLVELVLACDSVLESLEQAQKRASRTEPNSVRGKANKGGRGAAYLMGTGGGPEPTAGLYQQMQRFVDLSTALSYSFKEVVQSEREERGNQEERIGQLRMFRTVLDDLQAANSALQESLDHELTGFKRACGVDRHKPKGKGRQKRGMSSQSPGLTKKLVVKLTPVPVSPQPISSACLSIHSSPDRQKIKRGVTDGAQEQRGTVVEIEKGMETEGMAERGEDVENYCVNDEEEEEDDDEEEKEDQTEQKGLSLSEENKRSPRVKTTPRRRLTNPSTTAEHAGLAEDDSDSDEVPEVLLQSAAAMTNSEDSSSLFAMAGSSWDGDEVSQHVRKQCLFGLVKTTPPDRGSRKRNLKERSSSSSSSSSASSTRGSQDQGSMVRMTRGRAHKVARMSGPSGSSSSEVGGQELESGQSSDSDDQRIKPLTEGVTLLGSGNFQQSSGDEMDIQPGPSLSVEDDDLENSFFHTQ